One part of the Streptomyces lienomycini genome encodes these proteins:
- the ppdK gene encoding pyruvate, phosphate dikinase, with translation MSENKDPQVTNAAKFVYDFTEGNKDLKDLLGGKGANLAEMTNLGLPVPPGFTITTEACKTYLDSGEEPAALRDEVSAHLDALEAKMGKKLGQADDPLLVSVRSGAKFSMPGMMDTVLNIGLSDKSVQGLAKQAGDDRFAWDSYRRLIQMFGKTVLGVDGDLFEEALEAAKSAKKVAVDTELEAADLKKLVTRFKKIVKAEAGRDFPQDPREQMDLAIMAVFESWNGERAKLYRRQERIPHDLGTAVNVCSMVFGNLGPDSGTGVAFTRDPASGHQGVYGDYLQNAQGEDVVAGIRNTVALADLERIDKKSYDQLMQIMETLENHYLDLCDIEFTIERGQLWMLQTRVGKRTAGAAFRIATQLVDQGLIDEAEALQRVNGAQLAQLMFPRFDDEAKVEKVGRGIAASPGAAVGKAVFDSYTAVKWSRSGEKVILVRRETNPDDLDGMIAAEGILTSRGGKTSHAAVVARGMGKTCVCGAEELEVDTKRRRMTVPGGHVVEEGDVISIDGSSGKVYLGEVPVVPSPVVEYFEGRMHAGAEDADELVEAVHRIMAFADRKRRLRVRANADNAEDALRARRFGAQGIGLCRTEHMFLGDRRELVERLILADTEAVREESLKELLPLQKQDFVQLFESMDGLPVTVRLLDPPLHEFLPDITELSVRVALAESRQEPHENELRLLQAVHRLHEQNPMLGLRGVRLGLVIPGLFTMQVRAIAEAAAERKAAKGDPRAEIMIPLVGTVQELEIVRDEADQVIAEVEAATGAKLKLSIGTMIELPRAALTAGQIAEAAEFFSFGTNDLTQTVWGFSRDDVEASFFTAYLEKGIFGVSPFETIDKDGVGSLVAAAAKAGRATRPDLKLGVCGEHGGDPESVHFFHEVGLDYVSCSPFRIPVARLEAGRAASRSKGSDHR, from the coding sequence GTGTCGGAAAACAAAGATCCCCAGGTAACGAACGCGGCGAAGTTCGTTTACGACTTCACCGAGGGCAACAAGGACCTCAAGGACCTCCTCGGCGGCAAGGGTGCCAACCTCGCCGAGATGACCAACCTGGGTCTCCCGGTCCCGCCCGGCTTCACGATCACCACCGAGGCCTGCAAGACCTACCTCGACAGCGGCGAGGAGCCGGCGGCACTGCGTGACGAGGTGAGTGCGCACCTCGACGCCCTCGAAGCGAAGATGGGCAAGAAGCTCGGTCAGGCCGACGACCCGCTCCTCGTGTCGGTGCGGTCCGGGGCCAAGTTCTCCATGCCCGGCATGATGGACACCGTCCTCAACATCGGCCTCTCCGACAAGTCGGTGCAGGGCCTGGCCAAGCAGGCCGGCGACGACCGGTTCGCCTGGGACTCCTACCGCCGCCTGATCCAGATGTTCGGCAAGACCGTCCTCGGCGTCGACGGCGACCTCTTCGAGGAGGCACTGGAGGCGGCGAAGTCGGCCAAGAAGGTCGCCGTCGACACCGAGCTGGAGGCCGCCGACCTCAAGAAGCTCGTCACCAGGTTCAAGAAGATCGTCAAGGCCGAGGCAGGCCGGGACTTCCCGCAGGACCCGCGCGAGCAGATGGATCTCGCCATCATGGCGGTCTTCGAGTCCTGGAACGGCGAGCGCGCCAAGCTCTACCGCCGCCAGGAGCGCATCCCGCACGACCTCGGCACCGCAGTCAACGTGTGCTCCATGGTCTTCGGCAACCTCGGCCCCGACTCCGGCACCGGCGTCGCCTTCACCCGCGACCCCGCCTCCGGCCACCAGGGTGTGTACGGCGACTACCTCCAGAACGCCCAGGGCGAGGACGTCGTCGCGGGCATCCGCAACACCGTCGCGCTGGCGGACCTGGAGCGGATCGACAAGAAGTCGTACGACCAGCTGATGCAGATCATGGAGACGCTGGAGAACCACTACCTGGACCTGTGCGACATCGAGTTCACCATCGAGCGCGGCCAGCTGTGGATGCTCCAGACGCGCGTCGGCAAGCGCACCGCGGGCGCCGCCTTCCGCATCGCCACCCAGCTCGTCGACCAGGGCCTGATCGACGAGGCCGAGGCCCTCCAGCGGGTCAACGGCGCCCAGCTCGCCCAGCTGATGTTCCCCCGCTTCGACGACGAGGCGAAGGTCGAGAAGGTCGGCCGGGGCATCGCCGCCTCGCCGGGCGCGGCGGTGGGCAAGGCCGTCTTCGACTCGTACACCGCCGTCAAGTGGTCCCGTTCCGGCGAGAAGGTCATCCTGGTCCGCCGCGAGACCAACCCCGACGACCTGGACGGCATGATCGCCGCCGAGGGCATCCTGACCTCGCGCGGCGGCAAGACCTCCCACGCGGCCGTGGTCGCGCGCGGCATGGGCAAGACCTGTGTCTGCGGTGCCGAGGAGCTGGAGGTCGACACCAAGCGCCGCCGGATGACCGTGCCCGGCGGGCACGTCGTCGAGGAGGGCGACGTGATCTCCATCGACGGCTCCTCCGGCAAGGTCTACCTCGGCGAGGTGCCGGTCGTGCCGTCGCCGGTCGTCGAGTACTTCGAGGGCCGCATGCACGCGGGCGCCGAGGACGCCGACGAGCTGGTCGAGGCCGTGCACCGCATCATGGCCTTCGCCGACCGCAAGCGCCGGCTGCGGGTACGCGCCAACGCCGACAACGCCGAGGACGCGCTGCGCGCCCGCCGCTTCGGCGCCCAGGGCATCGGCCTGTGCCGCACCGAGCACATGTTCCTCGGCGACCGGCGCGAGCTGGTCGAGCGGCTGATCCTGGCCGACACCGAGGCCGTGCGCGAGGAGTCCCTCAAGGAGCTGCTGCCGCTGCAGAAACAGGACTTCGTCCAGCTCTTCGAGTCGATGGACGGACTGCCGGTCACCGTCCGCCTCCTCGACCCGCCGCTGCACGAGTTCCTGCCCGACATCACCGAGCTGTCGGTGCGCGTCGCGCTCGCCGAGTCCCGCCAGGAGCCGCACGAGAACGAACTGCGCCTGCTCCAGGCCGTGCACCGCCTCCACGAGCAGAACCCGATGCTGGGCCTGCGCGGCGTCCGGCTCGGCCTCGTCATCCCGGGCCTGTTCACCATGCAGGTCCGCGCCATCGCCGAGGCCGCCGCCGAGCGCAAGGCCGCCAAGGGCGACCCGCGCGCCGAGATCATGATCCCGCTGGTCGGCACCGTCCAGGAACTGGAGATCGTCCGCGACGAGGCCGACCAGGTCATCGCCGAGGTCGAGGCCGCCACCGGCGCCAAGCTGAAGCTGTCGATCGGCACCATGATCGAACTGCCGCGCGCCGCGCTGACCGCCGGGCAGATCGCCGAGGCCGCGGAGTTCTTCTCCTTCGGCACCAACGACCTGACCCAGACCGTGTGGGGCTTCAGCCGCGACGACGTCGAGGCCAGCTTCTTCACGGCCTACCTGGAGAAGGGCATCTTCGGCGTCTCCCCGTTCGAGACCATCGACAAGGACGGCGTGGGCTCCCTGGTCGCCGCCGCCGCCAAGGCCGGCCGCGCCACGCGCCCCGACCTGAAGCTCGGCGTCTGCGGCGAGCACGGCGGCGACCCGGAGTCCGTCCACTTCTTCCACGAGGTGGGACTGGACTACGTCTCCTGCTCCCCGTTCCGCATCCCGGTGGCCCGCCTGGAGGCCGGCCGGGCGGCGTCGCGGTCGAAGGGCAGCGACCACCGGTAA
- a CDS encoding excalibur calcium-binding domain-containing protein, which translates to MNLLRKPAAVAVAALALAALPTAAAQAHDGAHPFKNCTEAYNAGYKEIPKGDEHYGKHLDRDNDGVGCDRPPADFVPAGDKDTDDGAGTGGGEDAGKDSAGDQGGAGEAAGQQGTDLAETGGDDNTPYIAAAGGAVVLAGGGLLLVTRRRRSNGAG; encoded by the coding sequence ATGAACCTGCTCCGCAAGCCCGCCGCCGTGGCCGTGGCCGCGCTCGCCCTCGCCGCCCTGCCGACCGCCGCCGCCCAGGCGCACGACGGGGCCCACCCGTTCAAGAACTGCACCGAGGCGTACAACGCCGGATACAAGGAGATCCCGAAGGGCGACGAGCACTACGGCAAGCACCTCGACCGCGACAACGACGGTGTCGGCTGCGACCGGCCGCCCGCCGACTTCGTGCCCGCCGGGGACAAGGACACCGACGACGGGGCGGGCACCGGCGGCGGCGAGGACGCCGGGAAGGACTCCGCCGGCGACCAGGGCGGCGCGGGGGAGGCCGCCGGGCAGCAGGGCACCGACCTGGCGGAGACCGGCGGCGACGACAACACGCCGTACATCGCGGCCGCGGGCGGCGCCGTCGTGCTCGCCGGCGGCGGTCTGCTGCTGGTCACGCGCCGCCGCCGGAGCAACGGCGCGGGCTGA